Within the Malassezia vespertilionis chromosome 3, complete sequence genome, the region GCTTTGCATCAAGGCCCGAGTAATGCGCAAACGCATTTCTCACGACACTTTGCTTCAGCTTCAGCTGCTGTTCATACGGAACCATTTGATATTGGCATCCACCGCATTTGCCAAAATATTGGCATTGCACCAAATCATCGCGCCGCATAGAAGATTCCGTAGACACAATTTCGACCAGTCTGGACTTGAAATAGAGCCTTTCCACACCGTATGGATAAACTCGCACGACCTCACCCGGAAGTGTAAAGGGAATAGCAAGGATTCTATCGCCCTGTGCGGTGCGTGCTATGCCATCGCCATGCGCGCTCAACCGTTCAATTGTAACTTGAACCACTTCGTTGAAGGGCGCCACCTTGTCAAACTCTTCGCCGCGGCTAACGATGCCATTTACCTGTTCTTTGCCAAGCATTTCTAAAATGTCAAATAAGATGGGTGGATTGCCATTCTTGCTCACTTGTTTTGCATAGGCTTTCTTTAGGTGATGTATGTGTTTCCGATGGCGCTTTGCTACCTGCcgctgctctttttcgTGCTGCAAGCCATTAGTATGTTGCTCTTCCGCCCGTGTCTTTTTCCCAATAGCTGCAGCAGAAGGACTCGGAGGTGAATGCAGCGTAAGTGTGCTCATCTGTGGACGCAGTAAGACCAAACTACACCGCACAGGTGCCCAGTGCATGCACTATGCAAAGAAATGGAACGCAGCTTGCACttttttccgcgcgcattACAAATCATTGTCCCAAAAAACACCGCGCAAAAAGGAAAGGTCTTGCGCGTGGTGTTGGGATATCGCTGATCATTCATGACAGCGCCGGGAGACGACGTAATTGGACAAGTCCTGGTTGTTAGCGGTGGCAGCGGCTACAATGAACTTGTTGGAGCTACCCCGAATGCTATTTTTGTGCTACCCGTATCGGACGATGGCGGTTCGTCCTCTGAAATTGTGCGTGTCATGGGTGGCCCTTCCCTAGGCGACCTACGCTCGCGCTTAATACGCTTGGCTGCGATAGCAGCGTCGTTTCCCGATCCAGCTTCACGTTTAAGCTTACCGAATAGCAGAGAGGCCCTCCATGCTCTCCTCGCATACCGTCTGCCGATAGAAGGACCTATACGTGATATCAAACAAGACTGGCTGGACATCATTGAAGGACGGCATCGCTTGTGGCACGGGATCGATCCAGAGAAGCGCGAATGTATACGTGGTTTTCTTGTGCAGTTTGAAAGTGATGTGTTGCACAGGGCACATCGCAACTTCAATTTCCGAGGGGGGAGTATTGGCAATTTTTTCCTTGCAGCCATGCAGCGTTTCTTCCGCTCGATTCAATCGGCTATCTTCTTGTTTTCGGCATTGACCGGGATTCCTCCTGGGCTTCCCGAGTGCCATGTTTTACCTGCCATTAATACCAACAAAATGACAACCATCGCAGCATCGTTGGAGAATGGTGACGTATTAGTTGGCCAATGCGAGATATCCCATCCTTCGGTAGACTCTATCGCAAATGCGCATTGGAGCGCTTCATCAACGCGAAGAGCTTCTCCTGAACCTGTGGATACGAAGATACATACTTTGAATACTTCCCGACAAGAGCTTTACCTACAGGAACGGACGCCAACTCTTTCCAACCCCTTGGGCGGTTTCGATCCAGTAGGCGAAGTACCTACGTTGGGAGCACAGTCAGACTCAGATGAGAGCGATCAAGATGAGGCACAGAGCACATATGAGTCTGCCGTACTACCACCACACGGAGAGCCTACGCTTGGAAAAATTGCATTCTCCAAGTTTGACTCGACCGTAGGCTTGCCGAGTCCTATCCAACGAATTTTCTACGTGAATGCATTCCGAAACGAAGTTTGCCCTGTGGCAAACCCCGCCTACATCTTAGGTTTGAATCGAAGCAAGATGCTCGTTTATTCTTGTGGCTCGCTATGGACCAGTATTATCCCTTGCCTCGCGTTGCGTGGCATTGCGACAGCCATCGCCAAGTCGCCAACACTCGAGCACAAAGTACTGCTTCTCAATGCCTCGCATGATCGTGAGACACAAGGAATGGATGCACTTGACTTCGTGCATGCAATTTGCAATTCTTTAAATAATGTCGACACTGAACAGAAAGCCACCGATGGGTACTACCCTATCCACTCTTTATTGACACATATTGTATATTTGCGCCAGGGAACAATTCCAATTCCCAAAGACAAGCTTGAACAGGTCGGTATACGCTGTATCGCGGTCGACACGGAGTCACAGGAAGATCCGAAACTAGGAGAGAGGAGTGCGTTGCAAGGAATGTGCGAACTGACGTTTAGCATTGCGGTGGGCATTAGAAAAAATCACTTTAGAGTAGCTTTATTCATGTCCAAATTGATGTTTAGGGAGCGGTGGTACTAACGCTGCCACCAAAATTTGCAGGAAAAATGCAGTTTTAGGAAGCGGCTTTTTAAAGCGCAAATGTGGCAATGGAGTACATTGTCATCAGAGAGGCGAATACAGCAAAAACAGTAGTTGATATTCACTGTGTTCCAAAACGGGCCCAACCCACTTTAACGACTCGCCCTCCGATCACAAGTGGGTGTTCCGCGTAATGCGCAATTGCATAGGCTGCATTTTCATGGGAGTCTAGGGTAATAAATGCAAATCGACGATCCCCATGGATTTGAGCGTGGTATACGGTTCCGAAATGCTGAAAAAAAGGGACGATATCTATCCAGTGCGTTTCTTGGGGCAAATTTCCAACATATATGGACACAATGTCCCCCGTCACGCCTTCGTTGCTTGGAACATTGGGTGGGGGAAAAGTGGAAATGGTATTTTGCGAAAAGTCTGGATCTGTTGTGATATTTGGCCGCGGCTCCATACGGCGTGTAGCCCAATGCACACGTATAGCTCGGCTTCCCAGCCATTGACCTGACATGGACAAAATGCTTAATGCAGCATCCGCTTCTAATTCGAACCGCACGAACCCATAGCCTCTAGAACGGTGCGACTCGAGATCCCAGATAACACGCGCATCGTACATACTTCGAAATACAAAAAATGCTTTTGCAAGGACGGCGTCGTTTATCTCAGGGGCAAGATCTCCAACAAAAACCACATAAAGCCACTGCCTTGCTGCTTCGCTGGGGCTATTCTCGACGTGGGGATACACCGCCTCGCCTTGTGTCAAAATCCCTGAAGTCGGGCCGGTGATTAACGCTTTCGATGGATAAGAAAAGTGCTGTAACTTTGCTGCGATATTTGTAGACCCCATATTTTCCGGCGCTACGGGTTCTCCAgcctgcgcgccttgtgctGCCCAGTTAAGCCGAAGCTTTTGGCCATATAGGTGGTAGTCCTGAAAAAGGCGCAGAGCTTGCTGTGCGCTTGCCAGATGCACATACTCGACAAATCCATAATTgactcgcgcgctgccatGTAAAGACCCTCCCTTGACAATTTTTGTTGTGCGCACTTGACCAGCCTGGCTGAAAAGCTCAGTCAAAAACCGCTCATTAATGAGTGTAGGAAGATTGCCAACGTAAAGGTAGGGCCTTCTACGTGCCTCTCGAGCATACTGTGTATGTTGCATATGCTGCTCATGCCCGGATAGATCCCATATTTCTAAAGGGTTTCCGGACATGCGATGGTCGCTCGTTACAATATGGCTTCTTGGCTTCCGTCACAGTTGACCCTGTCAAGTGATCAACCTCGCATAAGTGTTTTATATTGGTCCAATTGAACGGTGAAGTGCGCAAATGTAATTTTCCTGGTTTATCTGAAAGACGCGATTGGCTTCTGCGCGCTACATAAATAGTGGGGCCATTCACACACCGTTTGGAACATTGCATTGATTCCTGATTTGTTGGTATGCAAGTACAGGCTACTCTGGCACTGGCTCACCGATTTCGTGCAATCGCACATGCAGTTGGGTACGATTTAGCTGAGGAAAATGAATGCGCACAACAAATTCCCTTGTATTTGCGCATAGCCGCAGTGCGTGAAGCGTTGGACACTTCAATTTTAGAACATCCGTCGGTTCGCAAGGTATCTTCGGAAGGTGCGTCTATGCACAAAGCAACTTACGCAGTAGCTTCGCGATGGAAGAGCAACACTACGCCTGAGGGTGTCGAAGAGAACATGGGTCGGCATGCTGTGGATTTGCATACATTGCTCACGCTGGTTTTGGAAAGTGCGCCATCGACTCGCAAATTCATGCAAGAAATGGAAACTTGCATGGAAATTGAACAGCGCGACATGATAAACACTGGTGATTTGGAAGGTACGTGGGCCGAAAGCGGGATATTAATAATAGCGTACACATCGCTTAGTCCGCGCATAAacgcgcagctggacgagcaAAAAGCACGGACTGCGCGCACACAAGCACTGCAAAAAGACACTTTTGCATTTCTCCAGCAGTATAATGATTATGTATGCATACGACCCGTGCCGTACTCACGATACAGGTCGATCAGCTATCAAAAGTgtttctcgcgctcgatgcatCAATTACGCGCTTAGAAAAGGCAGTCACACAGGCGGAggcgcggcgacgtgcaTTGTAAATAATGATGTTGTATTCCAATTATGTCTCTTTTGAAGCACCGTGTGCATGGCGGACTGCGATTTCCGTGTCCTCCGCCGGCGGCTCGGCTGTTTGACTAAGTGATGCCTCTTCGTGTGGTTCGGCATGAATGGCTTGGAGCTGTTTAAGTGCGGTTGCAAAAAAGGGCCGCAGCTGGGCAATTTCCAGCGACGAAATGTTGGTCATCTGCAGTGAGTCTTGTCGATGTAAACGCACCTCTAAATGAATGGGGTTCACTAGTGTCATGCCTGTCAGCACTTTACTCTGTCTCGCATCCGCCAGGTCTTTGAGCAGCGATCGAACCCGGGCAGACTGTGGGATATCCTCCGCGGCGCTATAATAAGCACTGTGTGGCAGCGTACCTGTCGAGCAATAGTTTGGATATGGGTATATAGTGCAGTGGCAGTGGCGCAAATGGCAGCGACGACACTTCCTGGCGCAGGTATTCCGAGAGTGTGTCTGGTATAAGTTTGGCGGTGTGCACGTACCAACAGAAAGCCAGTCTGGAGGAATAATAACACACTTgcgtttcttgcgcagcgaaagCGCGAGCCACAGCGGAATGTGTGCGTGTGCGGGCGGTCGAAACGGACCATACGTCCCACTGAGCAGTCGAAATCGGTCGATTGAAATAAGAGGAAGTATAGAAATATGCGTCTCGCAGCTTGCTAGATATTCCATTTCCGTTGGCAAGATGCCATGATGCGCAGCCGCAGGCAGTGCCATCGCGGGAGAAACGACGCGCACAACCGCGTGCGCAACGGCGTTGGATCGGGGAATCGGGCGGGCGTGGGGACTTGGCCTGAGCCACCATGATGTTGCTCCAGGATAATGCGAATGCGACGGGCATGGTGCGACAGCTATGGTCCAGAATTAAGGGCCTGTCGCGTTGGCAGAAACTGGGCTTAGCAACAGTTGTTTTACTACATGTCGTGGCAGCCAGCGTCTTTTTCTACATTGGTGGAGACGCTATTTTGCACAGTGCGTATAGGATACAGTGCTTATGGCAGCCATTGCTCGCATCGCAGTATGGCTTTCAACATCACCGTTTGGAATCCCCATTTTATTTTTGGGTATGACAGTGACTGCGATACCTCCGATTTCTGGTTTTGGTACAATGGTGACGATTGCGGGAATGGCATTTGCTAGCGCCGTCTCGAGCGAGAAGAACATGCGTGTGACGTGGTGGTACAGTGTTGGGCGGTTTTTCTACGGCTGGATTATTGCATCCGTCGGGCTGGTGATCAGCTCGTACATAAGCTTTGTGTTTCTACAGTATatccttgcgcgcatgcatgGCCATTGGCGTGTGCTGGACACGATCAAAGGAGACCGGCGTTTCCGTGCTTTGCAGGAAGCAGTGCACGAGCGTGGGCTGTGGATGGCTGTTTTATCGAGGTGTGTGTGCGCAATGGAGACTAATGTACAGGTTTTGCCCCATGCCGTATTGTTGTACGTACACTGTATTTGCACTGACCACAGATACAAATTTGCTACTTGCTGTAGGTGTGCACAGTGCAGCTAACTTCAGTCGCTGGATGCACTGCCCGTGTCAGTCTATATCCTCTCCTCTGTTCTAGCATCCCCGCGCCTCATGCTACACGTGTTTATGGGCGCCAAAATGTTTGAGCTTATGGACAGGGACGTGCGCGCACACCAAGATATGGGCACGCGGATCATGAACGGGGTTTACGTCTTCATTGGATTTCTGCTTGGAATAGGCAGCAGCTGGCTGATTTGGCGCGAGACGAGTCGCATACTGCATCTGGATTCAGAGGCAGAATGGGCGCCTGTGGACGTCGAGGAAGACACATTCATCCTCAACGATAACGACACAGATGAAATGTAATATTAGTGTTTACGACGGTGAAAAAGAGCGCCAGATCTGATGGAGACGCATGGCAATGCCTTCTGCCGAATCGGGAGCAGGTCTAACATCGAGGTAGAACGCCACGGCATTTTTTGGATcttgtgcgcgcatcaTGGTATTTTTGGTATCAATCTCGGCATTTGCCGAAGGGCGGCCCGCATAAAAGTCGATAATGTAGCGCAtcatgcgcggcgcatccgaGTCGGGATTCGGGCGAGCGATAACCCAATCGTGCCTATCAAAGGGGGGTTGGTACCCAGCAAGGCTGCGGAACCAGGCACGCCAAGTCAAGTCCTTGGGCCGACCTACAAAGTTGAccaagtgcggcgctgttgACCCTTGCGCCTTCCAGCTACGCTCCCATTCTaaaatgcgccgccatgcTTCTTCATTGACCGCATTATGTATTGGCACAACAACATTCATATCTTCCGCGCGCACATCGTGATTCTTGCGAGTAACTGCGGTGTAAAATTGAGACGGCGAAGGGTATACCCAATTCCGTTCCTGCTCGTCGACGGCAGTTTCGCTGCCACTATGCACCGACGGCATCTCGGAATTTGTCGTCTCCAGATCCATATAGTAACGAGGAATAGATGAAACTTCGCGCTCTTGAGAGAGGTTTTTATCCCTAGTAGTCTCGTCGGGTGTGGTTGATTGTTTTTTAGCTTGCTCGAGAAACGCGACTTGAGTTTCATGGTTTATGGGGCATTGCCCAGTTTCACCATCCTGTGGTTGTACATTGGCATATTTCTCGTAAACACCCCTTGTCTCGTGCTCAACTGGACATTTACTCGCGCCAGGGTTTGTGGGCGTAGAAAAGTGCGAAAATGGCCACCACACcattgctgcagcacaaacGGAGGGCGCAGGCGGAACGGAATCAAAATTCATTAGTCAGCGTTTGCCTGTGCACAAAAAATTCCATGCACTCGGTTTCGAGCAACTAAGAAATAGCGTGTCCTTGTGCGCATAAGGCTAGGCGGTGGTAATGAGCGCCGTATATTCGCGCGAGAGCGCGAACCTATGCCAGAATATTATTAGAGAACACTTTGGACCAGTAGTTGAGGTATGACTGTCGTGCACACTAACGACAGCGGGTCGCTACAATCCTTCTACAGCGGGGCCGTCTGACTGTCCGCGAGCTGGCACGCCACGTTAACGCGCCGTCGTCAGGGCGTAGTATGCGTGGGGATACTTGTCATGTAAGCGCCGGTCAAAGCGGAAGCTCGGTTCCCGGCCGTGGTAATGCACGCGGGAAAGAACAGCTCCCACTGCGTCTTACCCAGCAGTCTCTCATTATCCTAATCCAGCATCATTGTGTCTCGCATTCCAGTCCGTCTAACAATGAGACAGACGAAGATTTTTTCGAGATAAATATCGACGAAATTCTTGCGCGACTCCGCTTTGGAATGTATATTgacattgcgcggcgatgggGCGGCGACGAAGCGGCGGCTGTCGTTCGACTGCTACTATACCATGGCCAGATACGCGTAGGAGCTATtatggatgcgctgcttgggcgCCCCACAAACGAACCACTCAACCTTCCCAGTGATCTCATTTTGCAACCACTACAGAAGCCGAAGCAGGCCGAAGTGCATTTGCGAAAATTGTTGGTTCGTATGCTAGGAGAGCTACTTGTAAACCCGTCTACCCCAACACAGCATATTTCTCGACTGGACCGACAATTGACGCACGAAACCACGCTCCGCAAGTCTTACAAGGGAATCCCCACCGCCAAGTCCCTCAAGGAaatcaagcagcgcgccgctgcaatgATTGATGAAGAGGACCAACGTGATTCGAAATCTGGCACTAACGGAAGCCTTTGTGTGGGTCTgaagcgcaaagcgcaggcaaactcggcgcgcgacaagcgcaatcggcgcgcggctgACAACGACGTGGCAGCGAACAAAGCCGTGCCGAATGGAGACGCTACGGCAGGCGTCGCCATAGATGGAGTCGTTTGGCTTCGGGTGAACTACGATTGGTTTAATGTGCAAATGCGAAACGAAGTGCTTGTACGGACCGTTGCGCAAAAATACAATCATGTGGCAGGCGAAGTGTTTCGCAGCATGCTTCAATGCGACCGTGCGGCACCAACCCGTTGCGAAACGGACGAGCGTTCTTTACCCATCTCTCTTACATCATTGGCACTTGCCATACCGCAGGATGTACGGAtccagcgcggcttggacAAGCGCTCCATCGTGGGAGAGGAGTCGGCCCAAAGTGAGCACACACCTACCAAAGCCGAACTTTTGGCCGAATACGTTGCGATCCTGACAAGCCACGACAATATTTCGTCCTCCGTGTGCATGAATCGCTTCCTGGCACCGCATGGATCTATTACTACCACGAGCGCAGGTGGGAGCACCAATGTTCCAACCTCGTTCACAATCGAGTACATCAACATTCTCCGCTTCCTTCAGTACCAGATGATACGCGACGTCGTTGTACAGCGATTTGGTAATATTGCTGGACGTATCTTTACGATTTTGGTCGAGAAAGGCAAGCTCGAAGAGAAACATGTACGTGCTTACGCCGCGCCTACTTACGCCAGATTTCAAAACTGGGGCTTATTTCGATGGGCGAGACACGCGATATCTGTGGCCGTCTCTTTGCCGCCTCACTTCTCAGCTTACAAGAGGTCCCAAAAAGCAATGAACGCAATCCACAACGGACTTTTTTCCTTTGGTTTGTCGACCTACCGAAATGCAGTGCATGGCTACTGGACCACTACTACCAAACGCTTTTGCAGGTAAGCCGCAGGCGCGTATATGAGCAGCGTCTTAAATCTGCATTAATCCGCAAGGCTGAGCGTTCCGATGTGAAGGAAGATGCCGATGGGCTTCTCGCGGAATGGGAGCGCAACAGCCTCGCAGCGTTGCGCAAGGTCCAAGAGGCACTCACCGTTGTGGAGTCACGTGTCATTCTCTGTGCATTTGTGCAGCGTcactttgctgcgcaggcaaCTTCCACATGGTAGACTGTACTTGGACCTGGCTGACTCCACCGCAACCTATTGTTCGGCGTCATGTAGAATAGAAAACTTGCAATTCAAATCAACACCCAAAACCACCATCGCTCGTAATGGATCGACAGGCTGAACTGGATTTAGCATTGATCAACAGCGAGGCACTGTTCTGTCTCCGACGTGAGCAACTGCTTAACTTGTGCAAGCGTCGAGGCATCAAGGCCAAAGGCAAGGTACGTGGACGTGCACGGCAAAACTAACACAATGTAGACGGAGCAGCTGATAGACGCACTCCGCCAAAGCATATCGACTGCGCATCAACAGGACCAGTCGCCTAGCGCGGAAAGCACGAGCCCAACGCTTACGCAACGCTCTGTTAAGCGCGAGGAAACGACGCCGGAGCTGGCACAGGAATCATTATCGGTGCTGAGCCCCGTGCCGGGATTGTACCAAGCTCGTGCGCCCAAATGTCAGCTAGACACTGGCTCTGAAAAGGAGCTCTTTATGCACGCCTTGAGCCCAAATGAAGAGCCAGCCGATGTAAGCACACGCAGTATTCAGATGGCCGAAGCAGGCGGAGAAAAAAGGATCCATGCACCGGCGCACGGTACGACTCAGCAGCACGAACCAAGCACTacgcaaagcgctgcaaTAGAAGAATTGTCGGCCGGTGCGCATTCGCCTCGCACCAAGCCCCATGCAACCAAACCGACCGAGGCGGTCACTGCAGAGCTCAACGACAAGCGGCACCGCGTCGTGATGCTATGCCAGGGAAGCGAGACGAAAAGCGTGGATTCCAAGGATGCGACGTTGGACCGCGTATTCCGGCCTATTCctttgcgcgacgacgcaATGGAAGCATACTATTATAACGTATGCCACGCGCAACAATCAAAGCCATTGACGCACGGAGatatgcgccgcatttaTGCCGACCTGCTCACCGAGCGGGAGAAGGCCAATGCGCATAAACTGCCGAAACGTGTTGGGAGAATGATGCGCAAAATGCGCTCTTTGTTCGACGCAAGCTCCGATGTCCAGTCGGGCGAGCCAGCGCCGGTGAAAGCAGAGGCGGTTTTGGATACGGCGAGGAGTGCGGAGCCTGGATTTTACAATGTTGCCGACAAATCTAtgatgcgcatcgccatgTGTGCAACCGAGCTGGAAGATGCGCGAGCAttgcctgtgcctgctATGAATCTCGCCAGTGACTATTCACGGCACGAAGAGGTGCAGGCAAGCCAAAGGGGTCTGCCGAAGCGGTCGCTGCAGTCACTGACGCCTTCTTCCAGTGCGAATGCCAATGGCGTTCTCTccgcaacgccgcgctttgcaaGGCACGACAAGCCTGGGCAGGAGAATCGAAGGACAGCGGATGCTCTGGGACAAGAAGCAGAGAATTACTCGCCTTTGCCATTGTCAACCAAGAGCCCAGCAAAGTCGCTGCGCTCAGCACGTCACTCTTTCGCACAAGGCGGATGTTCACAGCAGGCCACGCCATCTCCAAAGCGCCGAAGCCATCCATATGGCGCGCTCACGGCGCGAAACAGATTGCGCCCGACCTCGCCAGGTCGCGCATTGCGATAAATGTCGCATGTAGTTTTCAGATTTATTGCTAGCGTTGACAAATTGTTAAATACGGGTATTTACGTGAAACATACGCCGCGCACGTTGGCGGAGAGAGACGATATAAAGTTAGGTCGCTTTTTCGA harbors:
- the CYT2 gene encoding holocytochrome-c synthase (EggNog:ENOG503P2VY; COG:C; COG:O), which gives rise to MDLETTNSEMPSVHSGSETAVDEQERNWVYPSPSQFYTAVTRKNHDVRAEDMNVVVPIHNAVNEEAWRRILEWERSWKAQGSTAPHLVNFVGRPKDLTWRAWFRSLAGYQPPFDRHDWVIARPNPDSDAPRMMRYIIDFYAGRPSANAEIDTKNTMMRAQDPKNAVAFYLDVRPAPDSAEGIAMRLHQIWRSFSPS
- the TVP38 gene encoding Tlg2-vesicle protein (TransMembrane:4 (n2-10c15/16o31-56i86-105o117-137i157-178o); COG:S; EggNog:ENOG503NVCI), whose translation is MVTIAGMAFASAVSSEKNMRVTWWYSVGRFFYGWIIASVGLVISSYISFVFLQYILARMHGHWRVLDTIKGDRRFRALQEAVHERGLWMAVLSRFCPMPYCYTNLLLASLDALPVSVYILSSVLASPRLMLHVFMGAKMFELMDRDVRAHQDMGTRIMNGVYVFIGFLLGIGSSWLIWRETSRILHLDSEAEWAPVDVEEDTFILNDNDTDEM
- the RPC82 gene encoding RNA polymerase III subunit C82 (COG:K; EggNog:ENOG503NZ6S; BUSCO:EOG092610QT); the protein is MRGDTCHVSAGQSGSSVPGRGNARGKEQLPLRLTQQSLIILIQHHCVSHSSPSNNETDEDFFEINIDEILARLRFGMYIDIARRWGGDEAAAVVRLLLYHGQIRVGAIMDALLGRPTNEPLNLPSDLILQPLQKPKQAEVHLRKLLVRMLGELLVNPSTPTQHISRLDRQLTHETTLRKSYKGIPTAKSLKEIKQRAAAMIDEEDQRDSKSGTNGSLCVGLKRKAQANSARDKRNRRAADNDVAANKAVPNGDATAGVAIDGVVWLRVNYDWFNVQMRNEVLVRTVAQKYNHVAGEVFRSMLQCDRAAPTRCETDERSLPISLTSLALAIPQDVRIQRGLDKRSIVGEESAQSEHTPTKAELLAEYVAILTSHDNISSSVCMNRFLAPHGSITTTSAGGSTNVPTSFTIEYINILRFLQYQMIRDVVVQRFGNIAGRIFTILVEKGKLEEKHISKLGLISMGETRDICGRLFAASLLSLQEVPKSNERNPQRTFFLWFVDLPKCSAWLLDHYYQTLLQVSRRRVYEQRLKSALIRKAERSDVKEDADGLLAEWERNSLAALRKVQEALTVVESRVILCAFVQRHFAAQATSTW